Proteins found in one Aethina tumida isolate Nest 87 chromosome 1, icAetTumi1.1, whole genome shotgun sequence genomic segment:
- the LOC109609686 gene encoding longitudinals lacking protein, isoforms H/M/V, whose translation MSDQQFVLRWHYHESTLIHGLPRLLEDDVLTDITLSVGSQHVRAHKVILAMCSVYFLQLFQEMRHTQHPVVVLHNVTMEDIRAVLSFIYRGQCVVSQEQLPSLLSVGRLLKIQGLCDMKVPESQAKIDPVTTLEPDQTDKITTTNLIERTDYSCRKRQRYSPKIDDGPKPHLKQSVPHWDHPCLVVSEKNSPKPEDLSCGPKKPNRETSETCKCFLCGKYLSNQYNLRVHMETHEETYHACQSCPHVSRSRDALRKHVSYRHPEEYLTRKRRKTDT comes from the exons ATGTCTGACCAACAGTTCGTGCTGCGGTGGCACTACCACGAATCGACGCTGATCCACGGTCTGCCCAGATTGCTGGAGGACGACGTGCTGACGGACATCACGCTGTCTGTGGGCAGTCAGCACGTTCGGGCGCACAAAGTGATACTGGCGATGTGCAGCGTTTATTTTCTCCAGTTGTTCCAG GAGATGAGGCATACACAACATCCAGTTGTTGTTCTGCATAACGTGACAATGGAAGACATTAGAGCAGTCCTATCTTTCATCTACCGCGGACAATGCGTCGTATCTCAAGAACAATTACCCAGTCTATTGTCAGTGGGTCGACTTTTGAAAATACAAGGCTTATGCGATATGAAA GTACCAGAGAGCCAAGCAAAAATCGACCCGGTGACTACACTGGAACCAGACCAGACAGACAAAATCACAACGACCAATCTTATCGAAAGAACCGACTATAGTTGCCGGAAACGGCAACGCTACAGTCCTAAAATCGACGACGGCCCGAAACCGCATCTGAAACAATCAGTGCCCCACTGGGATCATCCGTGTTTAG TTGTTTCTGAGAAGAACTCGCCTAAACCGGAAGACCTGAGTTGTGGCCCCAAGAAACCGAACCGAGAGACATCCGAGACGTGCAAGTGCTTTCTTTGCGGCAAATATCTTAGCAATCAGTATAACCTGCGGGTACACATGGAGACGCACGAGGAAACATATCATGCCTGCCAGTCATGTCCGCACGTTTCGCGGAGCAGAGACGCGTTACGCAAGCACGTCTCATATAGACATCCCGAAGAGTACCTCACGAGGAAACGAAGAAAAACTGACACTTGA
- the LOC109609676 gene encoding protein phosphatase 1 regulatory subunit 7 produces MPVPNASDSEKEDQGNPSAPEGGVESTDPNVNELMVIDPETLELDLNHGRIGKMENLEPLTQIERLFLRWNLIKKIENVSTLVTLKELELYDNQITKIENLGALVNLEILDLSFNRIKEIEGLDNLVNLQKLFLSSNKIVKIQNLDNLKNLNLLELGDNKIREIENLDSLTTLQYLYLGKNKINKIKNLNGLKNLTCVSLQSNRLVKIENLNELTELNELYLSENGITVMENLEGNIKLETLDLAQNQLKKIENLAHLQDLKELWLNDNKIDNWNSVQTLEANKSLNTVYLERNPVAEDVMYRRKLKMIAPSLTQIDATLCN; encoded by the exons ATGCCTGTACCAAATGCTTCAGATTCTGAAAAAGAAGATCAAG GTAATCCCAGCGCTCCCGAAGGTGGAGTGGAATCAACTGATCCAAACGTTAATGAACTCATGGTAATTGACCCAGAAACACTTGAGCTGGACTTGAATCATGGCAGAATTGGAAAGATGGAAAATCTGGAACCACTCACTCAAATTGAGAGATTGTTTTTGAGATGGAATTTGATCAAGAAAATCGAAAACGTGAGCACTTTGGTCACATTGAAGGAGTTGGAATTGTATGATAATCAGATAACTAAGATTGAGAATTTGGGAGCTTTGGTGAATCTTGA aattctgGACTTGTCATTTAACAGGATTAAGGAAATAGAAGGACTGGACAACCTAGTTAACttacaaaaactatttttgtcaTCAAATAAGATTGTAAAAATCCAAAATCTGGACAAtttgaaaaacttaaatttgctTGAACTTGGGGACAACAAAATAAGAGAAATCGAAAATTTGGACAGTTTAACCACACTTCAATACCTATACTTGGGtaagaacaaaattaacaagatAAAAAACCTGAATggactaaaaaatttaacctgTGTGAGTCTGCAAAGTAACAGACTagtgaaaattgaaaacttgaacGAGCTGACTGAACTGAATGAACTTTACTTGTCTGAGAATGGAATTACAGTAATGGAGAACTTGGAAGGGAATATTAAGTTAGAAACATTAGATTTGGCTCAGAATCAACTCAAGAAGATCGAGAATTTGGCACATTTGCAGGATCTCAAAGaactttgg ttaaatgataacaaaattgataattggAACAGTGTGCAAACATTGGAGGCAAATAAGAGTTTGAATACTGTATATTTGGAAAGAAATCCTGTGGCAGAGGATGTCATGTATCGTCGGAAATTGAAAATGATAGCGCCTAGTTTGACTCAGATAGATGCAACATTGTGTAATTAA
- the LOC109608376 gene encoding actin-interacting protein 1, with translation MSYASKSIYATLPKTQRGQPLVLGGDPKGKNFLYTNGNSVIIRNIENPAISDIYTEHSCQVNVAKYSPSGFYIASGDQSGKVRIWDTVNKEHILKNEFHPIGGPIKDIAWSPDNQRMVVVGEGRERFGHVFMSETGTSVGEISGQSKPINSCDFRPSRPFRVITGSEDNTIAVFEGPPFKFKMTKQEHTRFVQAVRYSPSGNLFASAGFDGKVHLYDGTSSDLVGEVGSPAHAGGVYGVAWSPDGKQLLTASGDKTAKLWDVETRQVVTEFKMGNTVEDQQVSCLWQNQYLLTVSLSGFINYLDVNNPEKPLRIIKGHNRPITVLTLSDDRSSIFTGSHDGFVTRWNTENGENERIEGAGHGNQINGMRAHEGTVYTCGIDDSLKQIDIEGNVYKPQDLKLGSQPRGMDIHRADRTVVTASVNEITVSRDCQKKSVVKASYEPSSVSISGQGHVAVGGAGDNKVHLFELKGDELSPLQELEHLGPVTDVAYSPDDKYLVACDANRKVVLYETTEYKKANNQEWGFHNARVNCVAWSPDSQLVASGSLDTSIIVWSVDKPAKHIIIKNAHPQSQITRLSWVDNTTLVSVGQDCNTKLWTITPF, from the exons aaccCCGCAATTTCGGACATCTACACGGAACATTCATGTCAGGTGAACGTAGCCAAATATTCACCGAGCGGTTTCTATATCGCCTCTGGAG ATCAATCGGGAAAGGTGCGCATCTGGGACACCGTCAACAAGGAGCACATCCTGAAAAATGAGTTCCATCCTATCGGAGGCCCCATCAAGGACATCGCTTGGTCTCCAGACAATCAACGGATGGTGGTTGTCGGTGAGGGACGCGAACGTTTTGGACATGTGTTTATGTCCGAGACCGGCACATCGGTTGGCGAGATTTCCGGTCAATCTAAACCGATTAATTCGTGCGACTTTCGTCCATCCAGGCCGTTCAGGGTGATCACCGGTTCGGAAGACAATACCATCGCCGTGTTTGAAGGACCACCGTTCAAATTCAAGATGACCAAACAA GAGCACACTAGGTTTGTGCAAGCCGTCCGTTATTCGCCGAGCGGCAACCTTTTCGCCTCGGCTGGTTTCGATGGAAAGGTTCACCTTTACGACGGTACTAGCTCAGATTTGGTAGGAGAAGTTGGATCTCCCGCTCACGCTGGTGGTGTCTATGGGGTGGCGTGGTCTCCAGACGGTAAACAGTTGCTCACGGCCAGTGGAGACAAGACTGCTAAACTTTGGGATGTTGAAACGCGTCAAGTGGTCACTGAGTTCAAAATGGGTAACACTGTTGAGGATCAACAA GTCTCTTGTTTATGGCAAAATCAGTATCTTTTAACCGTGTCTCTAAGcggatttataaattatttggatGTTAACAACCCGGAAAAACCTTTAAGGATTATTAAAGGACACAACAGGCCAATCACCGTTCTTACCTTATCCGACGATCGTTCTTCCATATTTACAGGGTCCCATGACGGTTTCGTCACCAG atggAACACTGAAAACGGAGAAAACGAACGCATCGAAGGTGCAGGACACGGAAATCAAATCAACGGTATGCGGGCTCACGAGGGCACGGTTTATACCTGTGGCATTGACGACAGTCTCAAGCAGATCGATATCGAGGGCAATGTCTATAAACCCCAGGATTTGAAATTGGGTTCCCAACCACGCGGCATGGACATCCACCGCGCCGACCGTACGGTCGTCACAGCCAGCGTGAACGAGATTACTGTTTCGAGAGATTGCCAGAAGAAGAGCGTCGTGAAGGCGTCCTACGAGCCGTCGAGCGTTAGCATTTCGGGACAGGGACACGTGGCTGTTGGCGGTGCTGGCGACAATAAGGTTCATTTGTTTGAATTGAAAGGGGATGAGTTGAGTCCTCTGCAAGAACTGGAGCACCTGGGTCCAGTCACGGATGTGGCCTACTCGCCCGATGACAAGTATCTGGTGGCGTGCGATGCCAACAGGAAAGTTGTACTCTATGAAACTACCGAGTACAAG AAAGCTAATAATCAAGAATGGGGCTTCCACAACGCACGTGTAAATTGTGTCGCCTGGTCTCCTGATTCTCAACTAGTGGCAAGTGGAAGTTTGGACACAAGTATTATTGTTTGGTCTGTGGATAAACCTGCCaaacatattattatcaaaa acgCTCATCCACAAAGTCAAATTACTAGACTCTCCTGGGTGGATAACACGACTTTGGTGTCTGTTGGTCAAGATTGTAACACCAAACTTTGGACAATCAcacctttttaa